A region from the Citrobacter koseri ATCC BAA-895 genome encodes:
- a CDS encoding type II restriction endonuclease, whose protein sequence is MSGLHSWLLDKSTSDTYMFIKRLSANDTGATGGHQVGIYIPSGIVEHLFPSINHTRDLNPSVMLNAHTSSHNCPDSEARAIYYNGRFFGKTRNEKRITRWGGGKNPLQDPENTGALALLAFDHHQGSDSQFVDIWVCHNAEEEDIVESSLGEIVPGSLVYGPANEILGGLALKEPVSSGYRLPEEWRTNFPSGKEIIQYAAAHYSPNVIGPDKQLIERRRVEYEIFLLVEEMHVLGIVQSGFGSVNEFIALANSVSNRRKSRAGKSLELHLEQLFNEHGLKTFETQAVTEGNKKPDFLFPSAQAYHDEAFPEQKLRMLAVKTTCKDRWRQILNEADRIQDIYLFTLQEGVSVAQFQEMQQERVRLVVPSSLHDKYPKAIREYLISLETFIDETKSLYVD, encoded by the coding sequence ATGTCGGGGCTACATTCATGGCTGTTAGATAAGTCAACCAGTGACACCTATATGTTCATCAAGCGCTTGTCAGCCAACGATACCGGCGCGACGGGCGGACATCAGGTTGGCATTTACATACCTTCTGGCATTGTTGAACATCTTTTCCCTTCAATTAATCATACAAGGGATCTTAACCCGTCCGTGATGCTGAATGCGCATACCTCCTCACACAACTGCCCGGACAGCGAGGCCAGGGCCATTTATTACAATGGTCGTTTCTTTGGTAAGACCCGAAATGAAAAGCGTATCACCCGATGGGGGGGAGGAAAGAATCCTCTGCAAGACCCGGAGAATACGGGGGCGCTGGCGTTATTGGCGTTTGATCACCATCAGGGATCTGATAGCCAATTTGTTGATATTTGGGTGTGTCATAACGCAGAAGAAGAAGATATCGTTGAGTCATCGCTCGGAGAAATTGTTCCTGGATCGTTGGTCTATGGTCCCGCAAATGAGATTCTGGGTGGTCTGGCTTTAAAAGAACCAGTTTCCAGTGGGTATCGTCTTCCGGAAGAGTGGAGAACAAATTTCCCTTCAGGTAAGGAGATTATCCAGTATGCAGCAGCTCACTATTCCCCAAATGTCATAGGCCCGGATAAGCAACTGATTGAACGTCGTCGTGTTGAGTACGAAATTTTCCTACTGGTGGAGGAAATGCATGTACTGGGTATAGTTCAGTCTGGGTTTGGTTCCGTAAATGAATTTATTGCACTGGCGAATTCCGTGAGCAACAGACGAAAATCACGAGCCGGAAAATCACTTGAGCTGCATCTTGAACAGCTTTTTAATGAGCATGGACTGAAAACTTTTGAGACTCAGGCCGTTACAGAAGGAAATAAGAAGCCAGATTTTTTATTCCCCTCTGCGCAAGCTTATCACGATGAAGCTTTTCCAGAGCAGAAGCTGCGTATGCTAGCGGTAAAAACGACCTGTAAAGATCGCTGGCGGCAGATATTAAATGAGGCAGACAGGATTCAGGATATTTATCTCTTTACCCTTCAGGAAGGTGTTTCTGTTGCTCAATTTCAGGAGATGCAGCAGGAAAGGGTCAGGTTGGTTGTACCCAGTAGCCTTCATGATAAGTACCCGAAAGCTATCCGGGAATATCTTATTTCGTTAGAAACATTTATCGATGAAACTAAATCATTGTATGTCGATTAA